A stretch of Henckelia pumila isolate YLH828 chromosome 4, ASM3356847v2, whole genome shotgun sequence DNA encodes these proteins:
- the LOC140864010 gene encoding uncharacterized protein isoform X2, producing MADDLCFFAKDNLIIKTPKKNPLLLRMAVLIFVMVCGVYICSVCLRQIGGRSLERLSNVEVVERPCELTNVEPLEKLFLHFPKPKSFSRGECACNPVRYFAILSTQRSGSGWFETLLNSHVNISSNGEIFSVKVRRSNITTIVDTLDKIYNLDWFTSASKNECTAAVGLKWMLNQGLTQHHEEIVNYFNAKGVSAIFLFRRNLLRRMISVLANSYDQNAKPLNGTHKSHVHSHEEAEILAKYKPTVDTTTLIPSLKQLEDLVTKSLEYFKNTRHIILYYEDILKKRKTFKIF from the exons ATGGCGGACGATCTCTGTTTCTTCGCCAAG GATAACTTAATCATAAAAACTCCAAAGAAAAATCCACTGTTATTGAGGATGGCGGTGTTGATTTTTGTGATGGTGTGTGGTGTATATATATGTTCGGTCTGTCTTAGGCAAATTGGGGGACGGTCGCTTGAACGTTTATCGAACGTTGAAGTGGTAGAGAGACCATGTGAATTGACTAATGTCGAACCCTTGGAAAAACTTTTTCTGCATTTTCCAAAGCCAAAGTCTTTTAGCCG GGGAGAATGTGCATGCAATCCGGTACGATATTTTGCAATTTTGTCTACGCAGAGGTCTGGGAGTGGATGGTTCGAAACACTATTGAACAGTCATGTTAACATTAGCTCTAATGGGGAAATATTCTCGGTTAAGGTTCGGAGAAGTAACATAACGACTATTGTGGACACTTTGGACAAAATCTATAATTTAGACTGGTTCACAAGTGCCTCTAAGAATGAGTGCACAGCTGCTGTTGGATTGAAATGGATGCTTAATCAG GGCTTAACGCAACATCATGAAGAAATAGTGAATTACTTCAATGCCAAAGGAGTTTCAGCAATTTTTCTTTTCAGAAGGAACCTATTGCGCAGAATGATTTCGGTTCTCGCAAATTCTTACGATCAAAATGCCAAACCACTGAATGGGACTCACAAATCTCATGTGCATTCACACGAGGAG GCTGAAATACTAGCTAAATACAAGCCAACAGTCGACACAACTACACTTATACCAAGTCTAAAGCAACTAGAAGACTTGGTTACCAAATCCTTGGAATATTTCAAGAACACTCGGCATATCATCCTCTACTATGAGGACATTCTAAAAAAACGAAAA ACGTTCAAGATTTTTTGA
- the LOC140864010 gene encoding uncharacterized protein isoform X1, with translation MADDLCFFAKDNLIIKTPKKNPLLLRMAVLIFVMVCGVYICSVCLRQIGGRSLERLSNVEVVERPCELTNVEPLEKLFLHFPKPKSFSRGECACNPVRYFAILSTQRSGSGWFETLLNSHVNISSNGEIFSVKVRRSNITTIVDTLDKIYNLDWFTSASKNECTAAVGLKWMLNQGLTQHHEEIVNYFNAKGVSAIFLFRRNLLRRMISVLANSYDQNAKPLNGTHKSHVHSHEEAEILAKYKPTVDTTTLIPSLKQLEDLVTKSLEYFKNTRHIILYYEDILKKRKILADVQDFLRVPQMELRSRQVKIHKGSLSSQVENWEDVKKTLQGTSYEKFLDQDYKL, from the exons ATGGCGGACGATCTCTGTTTCTTCGCCAAG GATAACTTAATCATAAAAACTCCAAAGAAAAATCCACTGTTATTGAGGATGGCGGTGTTGATTTTTGTGATGGTGTGTGGTGTATATATATGTTCGGTCTGTCTTAGGCAAATTGGGGGACGGTCGCTTGAACGTTTATCGAACGTTGAAGTGGTAGAGAGACCATGTGAATTGACTAATGTCGAACCCTTGGAAAAACTTTTTCTGCATTTTCCAAAGCCAAAGTCTTTTAGCCG GGGAGAATGTGCATGCAATCCGGTACGATATTTTGCAATTTTGTCTACGCAGAGGTCTGGGAGTGGATGGTTCGAAACACTATTGAACAGTCATGTTAACATTAGCTCTAATGGGGAAATATTCTCGGTTAAGGTTCGGAGAAGTAACATAACGACTATTGTGGACACTTTGGACAAAATCTATAATTTAGACTGGTTCACAAGTGCCTCTAAGAATGAGTGCACAGCTGCTGTTGGATTGAAATGGATGCTTAATCAG GGCTTAACGCAACATCATGAAGAAATAGTGAATTACTTCAATGCCAAAGGAGTTTCAGCAATTTTTCTTTTCAGAAGGAACCTATTGCGCAGAATGATTTCGGTTCTCGCAAATTCTTACGATCAAAATGCCAAACCACTGAATGGGACTCACAAATCTCATGTGCATTCACACGAGGAG GCTGAAATACTAGCTAAATACAAGCCAACAGTCGACACAACTACACTTATACCAAGTCTAAAGCAACTAGAAGACTTGGTTACCAAATCCTTGGAATATTTCAAGAACACTCGGCATATCATCCTCTACTATGAGGACATTCTAAAAAAACGAAAA ATATTGGCAGACGTTCAAGATTTTTTGAGGGTGCCGCAAATGGAGTTGCGTAGTCGGCAAGTGAAGATTCACAAAGGGTCTTTGTCTTCACAAGTAGAAAACTGGGAGGATGTAAAGAAGACTCTCCAAGGAACATCTTATGAGAAGTTTTTAGATCAAGATTACAAGTTGTAA
- the LOC140864756 gene encoding 2-hydroxyisoflavanone dehydratase-like, producing the protein MASDSKEIAIDMQFFHMYTDGTVKRFLPNQFIPPSDDDPSAAVRSKDVVIDSETGLSVRIFMPGRRDATQKIPLVVYIHGGAFCIGSVTGPTYHNYVADLVDKANVVAVSVQYRLAPEHPLPIAFDDSWAAFQWVISHASSSSGGPDPWLNEHADFRRVFLGGDSAGGNIANDVAVRAGDSKLPAGVGVEGIFLMHPWFGGKEVDKLYKMLCPTSSGRDDDPRVNPAVDPRIGTMAGRRVLFCLAEKDWLRNRGMGYCEELKKSSWGGEVEVMESQGEGHCFHLFHPNTHNAVALMDRLVAFFNRP; encoded by the coding sequence ATGGCTTCCGATTCCAAGGAAATCGCCATCGATATGCAGTTTTTCCACATGTACACCGACGGAACCGTCAAAAGATTCCTCCCCAATCAGTTTATCCCCCCGTCCGACGACGACCCGAGCGCCGCCGTCCGATCCAAAGACGTCGTGATCGACTCCGAAACCGGCCTTTCCGTCCGTATTTTCATGCCGGGCCGCCGCGATGCAACTCAGAAAATCCCCCTCGTCGTGTACATTCACGGCGGGGCGTTCTGTATCGGGTCGGTCACGGGCCCTACGTATCACAATTACGTCGCCGATTTAGTCGACAAGGCGAACGTCGTCGCCGTCTCGGTTCAGTACAGGTTGGCTCCCGAGCACCCTCTTCCGATCGCGTTCGACGACTCGTGGGCTGCTTTCCAGTGGGTGATTTCGCACGCCAGCAGCAGCTCCGGAGGCCCGGATCCATGGCTGAACGAGCACGCCGACTTCCGCCGCGTGTTCCTCGGGGGAGACAGCGCCGGAGGCAACATAGCGAACGACGTCGCGGTCAGGGCCGGAGACAGCAAGCTCCCGGCGGGTGTGGGAGTGGAAGGGATATTCCTGATGCATCCTTGGTTCGGAGGGAAAGAGGTGGACAAACTGTACAAGATGCTATGCCCGACGAGCAGCGGCCGGGACGACGATCCGCGGGTGAACCCGGCGGTGGACCCGAGGATAGGGACGATGGCGGGGCGGCGGGTGCTGTTCTGCTTGGCGGAGAAGGATTGGTTGAGGAACAGGGGAATGGGTTACTGCGAAGAGCTGAAGAAGAGCTCGTGGGGCGGAGAGGTGGAGGTGATGGAGAGCCAAGGAGAAGGCCACTGCTTCCATTTGTTCCATCCCAATACTCACAATGCTGTGGCTCTCATGGATCGACTCGTTGCCTTCTTCAATCGTCCTTAG